Below is a window of Trichosurus vulpecula isolate mTriVul1 chromosome 4, mTriVul1.pri, whole genome shotgun sequence DNA.
GGTACTTGCCTAGAATTCAAAATTACTAGTTATAGACTTGCAGAGCAGTTTAGATTTAGAATGCACATTTGTTTGTTGGGACTTTACACAATGAGTTAAGTTCAAGTTAGATTGAGAAAAGAGGTGCCTGCCTGTATGATAATTCACTGGAAATACCCTCTGTCTTGTTTAATGTCACTAAAATTCTTCTATATTTAATTTAGAGTTTACTCTCCATTATCTTTTCTGTCCTTGGAATTGCTTTCTCCGGATATTGCCTGGTGATATCAGCATTGGGCTTAGTGCAAGGACCATACTGCCGTACCCTCAATGGCTGGGAATATGTCTTTGAAGATGCCAGAGGGAGGTAAGATGTAACTTCCCAATTTGTGGAAGCTAGGGAAGGTCTCTAGCATTCACCCACTTGTTCATAATGCCTATTAGTAGTCATCGTTCAATGCAAATTTTATAGcaaattgaaaagtaaaaatgtCCACCAAAATGCTAATATTTGTTAATAGATGCAAGTGGAAAGAAAGCTGTTTATTGTTTGTAGAAAATTCTATACATATTTAGTACCCTCCACCAATCATTGGAAACCGCAGTTGTTCAGTGTTTAGGGGTTATCAGAGAgagctataaaataaaggaaacattTTGTCAATGCTCTGGAATGGAGCTTACCTGGGGAAGGTGGGTACAAGGTAACATTAGTTAGCCTGATGTAAATTATAGGTTAGTAATGGAGCTAGGATGTAAGTTTAGTTGCATACTTTCACAAATGGGTCaggcttgttttttgtttgttagtaTAGACAGATGCAAGAGACTGCATTACAAGGTAGATAGAGTGGtggactgggagtcaagaaaacctgggttcttcTGACACCTATTAGTTCTGTGATGCTGGTCAAGTCATAAGacagctcaaatctcatcttctagaAAGGACCTCTCTGGgttcctctgccccaccccagctGCTAGCACCTTCCCTTTCAAATTAACTTCCAGCTATGTTGTATGTATTTGGTTTTTTACGTATTGTCTCTGTCTTTAGAAAGGaatctcctttagggcagggacttttttttttcatcttgcttagctcagttcctggtAAATAGTAAGGTCTTAACTATTGACTGACAGACTTTATTTACTAAATCAGTTGCAATCACCTCCTCTGCCCATTACCTTTTGGCAGTGAGGGGAGAAAGGTCATAGTGGTACAGGTAGCCTAGGCTCCTGCCTTGGGAGACCTTACATGGCTGGCAGCTGGTCAATGACCCAGAAAGGCAATCaaatggaggaagaaggaagtggtTCTGCCAAATGGAGAAGTAAACCTGAAGCAACCCACAGGTGACTGATCCCCATCTTTGTCTCCAGTTCCCCATCTTGAGCCTTGATTTTGTCTTCATGTTCCCATAACCCCCAATAGCACATTTGTTCTTGGTTCTCACCTTCAGGACAAGGAGGTGGCTGTGTTCATCCTATGCTTCATTTAACACCAAATTTTCATACTGAGGACTTGACCTTTTCATATTTACTGTGGTATATAATCCTCAGCCCTGAATTTGATTTCACAGAGTATCAGGTAACATAATTCACCTTtccacaaaatggaaaatttaaatCTGTCTGCCAAGGGAATCTTTGCAGTGagatgtgtagtcatgcaaaaacagatttgaaaaaaagaaaaaaactaagcctaatgccacacatgtatcaagcagaacaaaataaaaaaatgagccaAAAAGTCTGCCAAGTGGATTAAGCATGACTTGAGAGTCCAGGGAGCAGGAGGGTATGTTTTTGGGTCCCTACCCTTAGTTAGactatggtcaattatgttgactGAACAGGAGGGCAGAATCACAGTATTGGAAGAGTTCTCAGAGATCAACCCACAGCTGAACAAGGATGCCCTACCACCTCTCCCAAACATACCCCAAAAGTGGTCATCCCGCCTTCCCTTGACAACTTCCATCTATGGAGTACTCATAAAGGCAGCCATTCCTCTTTTTGAACTTTGAAAGGTTAGGATATTCTTCCTGACAGCTGCAGGAATGTGTCTTCACCCATCACTCCTAGGTTTTGTCCCTTTGGAAAGAGCTTTTTGGGCTATCCTGATTCTACCACAATCCCATAGACCCAGGGACATTAGTAAAACAGAAATGGTGCAACTCGGGACCAAGTTGGGAAATGTTTGGCCAAATTCTTTTGACAATTTAACTATGTTGCTGAATATGGCCAGTCCCAGTCCTACATCCTCTGGGACCACTCTAATCCAGTGATCTCTTCCTACTCTGAACTCCTAGAAAATTCATGGCTTCTTCCAATCCTTTGGTACTTATTTGTGTCCAACCTTTGGTAGAgacttccaagcttgtattggtctgatcagccatggtTGGACACACtctaccttgactccaacatagtgatgtcattttggtcctcttcaacaacaaaggacaacaaccaaccaacttgaTCATGTATCATTTTATGTTGGTATTGAACAAAGATGGAGGAGAGACAGTGTGATATGGAGGATAGAAGttcagacttggaatcaggattcCAGTCTAAAGTTCTAATCCTGtcacaacctttctgggccttagtttcttcatctataaaatgaggaagctggattagatgactctaaaaggctctttccagctctaaatcaatgatcccatGAGAGGTAGATAAAGAGCTGATCTTGAAGCCCAGAAAAACCTGTTTTTAAGACCCACCTCTGAGAGATCTTGGCTCTGTAAGCCTGGGCAAAATACTTCTAGATGATAAGTTCAAGAGAAGGTACCAgcctgccttggtagagggagttcctgaAGCCAAAGAAATCATGGGTCCAGGCCCTATTCCCCTTCTGTCCTctagtctttgattttttttttgtacaaccCACACCAGCTAGCATAGTGTAATAAATACATAAAGAGCTTAGGAAATGCCTGTTGCTGGAACAAATGAATGTTAAGAGAGCTTtacatttttcagttatttttgccTCATTCTAGATGGTATAAAAATGAATGAGTCATCAGTCTCATTttgccccttttctcctctgttaCAGTTTCCTCAGTGATCCTAGCACATGGAGCCAGTGCCTGGAACCTGCTCATGTTgttgaatggaatattattttattttctattcttatAACGCTCAGTGGTCTCCAAGTGATCATCTCTCTCATAAAAGTCATCATTGAACTCAGCAAGATACTATGTACAACCTACTCAGTCATAATACAGGTAACCTGCTCCTGAAACTACATTGGTTCAGAAGGCTAGAGGGAGCTAGAACTTCTCTGTCTCTGAAACTCTCCTCGTTCATCTGGTTGCCAAGTtctgtaaattatttttttacacTTTTCCTCAATTCcatctctttgtttctgtttccatTGACACTACCCAAGATTAGACTCTTATCACTTACCTAACTGCCTCCTaactgtctccctgtctctggaCTCTCTTCATTCAACCTGTTTTGAAAAGGCAGAATGAAGGATGCAGTGAGTTCTGCATTCCTTCTGCCTGGACTTCCTTCCAATTCTCCCccttcaggcctttgttgctcctggggctccatagaacTATAGCCAcctcaagtacaaagagcaatccaataACTGGGAGACATTCAACCACCATCTCAGTACcccaaaactccatactttcTTTTTACTCTGCAGATCCTACCCAACTATGGCATTTTGTTGCAAcagttcagctagcagctgctgtgggtgtgaaagaccaacacaagcccaacaacaagaacgctgccagcacaggttcttttgatctgctttactaaggaaagtaatgctAGGGGGTTagcaatccaacatacaaatatcattcacttagctcaggaggaaaagccagcaccccaaacttcagagcaaatacaaacaaattacaaacataatacaattcataattaccaagaaaccatcaacatctgagttcaggagccagagacctcataacaatggctggcccagagtcacgtgccaccccTCCTATGGCTCAGAGCCCccagggagaatgccaacctctgggtttatatatcttgttcagggtcaaaggtgactcacacatgtgactcacccatgtgacctaaaagtatcacaaaaatgcaacttaaactcacgtggtctaaaagcctctgatgtcacaaacatttcactcaaacccatgtaaactaggctttcccttgagtcaaggaggtcatcaaggactcctaatttaatcaaggaaacaaaggccaagctcttcaagggcacttgattgaataagtgttaaaagcccatcttaattaccaattcaCTCCCACTCTCCACATATGGAAATGTTACTCATCCTTCAATGTCCAACTCaaattcctcttccttctcctcttccttcccttcttcctcttccttccttcttcctattcttgcttcttctccttctcctcatcctccttcccctccttctcttccttccctttctcctccttctttccttccttctccttcccctccttttctcctcctcttcctcctcctcctcctctccctttttcttcatgATTCCTTCCTGTATCTCCCCAGACATGAATAATCCATTCCTTTTATTCATGCCTGCAACTCTGTGTTTGTGCCATAAATAGAGCACTTATAAGATATTAACTAAGTCATTTGTGCATATGTCTTATAACAATGTTTTGCATTATTCCATAtgtatatttcttgccttctcaatgggtgaaggaaagggtggagagagggagaaaaggtggagctgaaaataaaaataaaataaaatatgtcttATAAGAGGCAACTTGATAAAGAAGAAAgtgtgctagacctggaatctgGAGGACCTAGATTGAAATCCTGTgtgccatgggcaagtcacttagtttttcTGATCCATAGtctccttagctgtaaaatggagattataaaataaaaagtaggCAGCTACTAGgccagttgtgaggatcaaatgagataagaatgtAAGGCACCACATAAAAGCCAGTCATGAATATTGTTATGTAGTATTATGTTGTATAACATTATAATTCCTGCCAGTTTATCAGCTCTTTGACATCAAGGCCTGAACATTTTTATGCCCCTTGAAGCACCCTACGTATTCTCAAGAAGCATTTGGTAAATGGATAAGCAAAGATTATAGAACTTATAAATTCCAAATTGTCTAGATTTGGAAAGCAAAGCCCTCATTGTCTAGTCTATGTCTGCTTCCATTTGTGGCATTGAAGGCTGCCAGCAACTGACGGGAAGTTAGGTTATCTGTGCTGTTATCTCTCTGAAGTCAGTACTTTTAGGGACATGAAAAATAGTATATACTTTAGGCAAACAACTCAGGATCCTGCCCCTGCAGGTAGGGGAGGTTGGATCTGCCTACGCTGTTACCTAAGCCAACCTGCTAGGACAATTTTGAGCTGTGTGCTTTGCCAGTTAAATAAGTGTcagttaataagcacttattaagcaccattTCTGTGCTAGACcctgtgctgagtgctgaggTTACAAAAAAAGTAATTGcgtggtgggtgggtgggtgtgtccCCTGCTTTCAAggggttcacagtctaatgggaagaataacatgaaaacaacaaggtacaaacaagatatggaaGCAACTAGATGATGACTCAgtggagagtgctgggcttggagtcaggaagacctgagttcaaatctgatctcaaccacttactagctgcatgaccctgggctagtcacttaacctctgtttgccttaatccactgagaaggtaatgacaaaccactccaatatatttgccaagaaaaccccagggacagTACTAGTGTGTTATgctccacagggtcatgaagggtAAATACAAATAagactttatatatacatatatgtgtgtgtgtgtgtgtgtgtgtgtgtgtgtacatatatatatatacacatatatatgataaatttgGGATAATCTCTATGGAAATGCACAAAGATTAGGAAAGTTTGAAAATGGCTTCTTTAATAAGGTAGGACTTAAGGTGAGACTGGATGGAAGCCAGAGAGGACAGTGGTACTCTcaacagtaatggggaagttgggaagagaagatttggtggtaaagataatgagttcagtttgggccATGTTGAATTTAAGCTGTCTATTGGCTATCCAGTGGAGATAggagattggaggtcagtagaAAGGTTAGAGATGGAATAATCAGATATTataattatctgcatagagatgataattgaatccatgggatctgatgagatcaccaagcaaaaaaaaaatatagaaagagaagagaagaggccttGGCAGGTCCTTGAGATGCACTTACCATTAGTAGGGATTACTGAatgaaggagactgaaaaggagaggTCATACAAgtatgagaagaaccaagagagaacagtgtcaccAAGACATGGAAAGGAGAGAGTGTGAAGGAAAAGTGGATGATTGATTCATTTTCTGCAGGCAAAGGCAAAATAAAAGGTcgagaaggatgagaactgaaaaaAGGCCATGAGACTCaataattaagagatcattggtaactttggagatggTGGTTTCAAttaaatgatgaagttggaagccagtatgtcaagaagagaaggagagggttAGTGAAGATACTGACTGTAGATGGCCATCTATTCAATACAGAAACTATACTAATGGAGGGAACTCTATGAAAAAGAATGCAGAAGTCTACAGTCTCAGTGACTTGAGTTGCCCTGGTCCTATGTattctctgtatatgtgtatcaCTTGCCCTGGGACTGCAGATGTGTGCCCACTCTCCTGACAGATGTTGCATTCATTGTTGAGAGTGGAATTAAGGTCTAAGGGtagaatgttatataaatgttatttgcATTTTCAGTAAATATTTTGGTTAAGATTGAGTATTAGTGGTTGATTTGTTAATGGGAAGTAGACCGGCGGTGGATTATGAATTACAGCGTTAATGGGTATAATCACCCACAGGTTCCTGAAAATTAGAGCAGTAGTCATATGGATGACGTGTGGGGAACCAGTTGACCACCCACTGCAGTGGGTGATCAAGCCAGCACCCGCCCAGGGAAAGAGTCTAAGGATAATTAGGGGGCAGTGCCATACCCagtgacatatacatatatacatatgcgtatacACATAACATGTTGaaattccttcttccctctgctaagGAGACAAAGCCCAAAGCCCTGGGAAACATTTCCCTGTAGTTGAGAGTTCCTGGAGTGACAGGCTCATAGacatagagctgggagggacctcagagaccatttagttcaacACATTCACttaccagatgaagaaactgaagcctagagaagtgacttgctcaagatagTAGAtgtcagatgcaggatttgaacccatgtcctggCTTGGTCAGATTATCAAAGACTGAAAACCTCTCTTACATCCAGGTCTACTCCCTGGATATATTGGTGAGTACTTTGGACagtgaagaaaatggaagagatttctttattttatcctaCCAAAGTAGCTGCAGCTCTTAAAATACTAATATATTAATAAGGTCAGTGAATGTCAAAACCTTTTTGTTAGCAAGTTCTAACCAACAGAGAAATCATTCAActcaaaaaaaacctaaaaaagggGAATCTGTGGTAAAGAatagcttaacaaatgctttgttAGCAAGAAAGAAGAGCATTAATATTTCAGGAAGTTCAGAAGTCCCACATTAAATTTGTAATATCTTTCTTAGTATTGGATTTCTCCAGATAAATAACTTCCTTCCTACCACTTCCCCCTAAACAAAGAAACCATTTTTCTCAGGTTTATGTCTAAATTACTACATGATTCTATGTTACTCCTCGAGCCAGATTTACAACTTTACCTaacttgctttttcttcttttctccagcctGGAATCATTTGAATGAGGAAGACAGTCCTTTACGTGAGCTCCAGACCTGGCCTTCAACCTCAGTTGTTTAGACTTGTGGATACAAATATAGATTCAAATGATGTGATTTCTTATTGATGCTCCTCCCTCTTCACCAGAGCTTCCCCCCTTCATTAAAGGTCCAAAACTCACTATGACTGttagtcagttagtcagtcaataagcatttattatgcatcttctatgtgccaggcactatgctaggcattgcATTATGGGCTAATCACAGGCTCATGTATCTAGAGCTGAAGAGTTCCTCAGTGGCCTTTTAATacaatccccttcattttacaaagcaggaaaatgaagcccagggagTTTAAGTGCTCACACGTATAGTGAAAgtcagagggaggacttgaacccagatctcctgactctaggccagtgctgtttccactgtaccatgatgtCTCCCTTGATCAGtctatccttttattttattctggtCATTCCCAACCCTGAGAggcaagaggaggaagggaagcaaaAAGTATGTGATCTATAAAGTCTCTGCACATATATCACAATAAAATCTTTTCAAGAAGTTTTTAAAAGGTTGTGTGGattccctttgtttctttttaaataccaaagaCTGATCAGACTAGCTCCCACCATAGAATCCTCCCTCATCGCAAGGAAAAGCAGTTGAGGAAAGCCAACCAGGACAATGATGGCATATGTAATAGTCTGCTGCCATAGTTCTGTACCTCTCTGTCCACTGAGAGGAGGGCAGCATGCTCAATCATCCATCCTACAAGAACTATATATTAGTCATCAtaaatgtctgtctgtcttcataaatgtttaatgttgttttcatttatattaactACTTTTACTTGACAAAGGAAGTAGTGGTCAAGACAAACTTGAAATCAAATGCAatcactttcattcattcacattttcCTGGCCCAAGCATCATGGCTAGTCTAGCCAACagttacctacctcacagaaagGGCTGATAAGTTCACTTTGGGAGAATACCCCCCTCTCTTCCTTGTACCTTATCACCCATCTTGGAAAGTCACTCTTGACACCACCTAGGGGACTGACACCAATTCCCCTTTCAAGCACATAGTTCACACAATTAACAGGATTTTTTATTGAAAGAAAACACTGATCTCCCACCAGGTCTCTTGGAAAGTGACATCACCCATGAATGGACAATGCCTTCACAACATCTATATCATCTTGGTCACAGTTCTGAGTAGGCAAGATCCATTGAAAGTGTCATCTTATTCTTCATGGATTTAGACATTTTGGGCATTGCTGCCGACCTGGTTTCACCTGCAGAGTGGCATCCAGCGAGTACCTTCAGAAGGTGCTCTTAGGCACAGCCTGAGATTTGCTAATATAGCAAATCTTTCTCCATCATTGGGCACTATCTCCACCTATTGTGGCTTTCCAAATTTCTAAACCATGTATATGAAGCAGGATTTAAGTATGTTTGGACACCACATTGACTTATATTCTAACAACTGCCCAGTTGCACATTACCAACTAGAGATGGGCAGCTGCCCTGACAAACTATATCAAGGAAGAGATATAATTCTTTGTGTATCATAGCTCTAGGAACATAGTACAAAACTAGAGAATTCATCTAATCAAGTCTATTCTTTGTTACTATTCTTGTTGACCTTGGCCTTATAATTGCTTATCTTGGAAGCAAACCTCCACCACCCTCAATGTCTaaaagcattccaggcaccaAATATCACATTTCACACATGATGGCTACAAACTATTGTTTTTTTCAGACACTCAGGAGAAATGTCTTCCCTTCAAGtgaatatcataggatcatagatcttagGAGCagttttagaactagaaatgctgttagaggtcatctagaataagccctttattttacagatgatgaaactgagccccagagggtttaagtgacttgaccaaaattATACGACtagcaaatgtcagagccaggatttcaacccaTGCCTGCCCTCTGACTCAAAAGCCAACACTttctccactataccatactgcaaTCCTCACTTGCTCAAGAGCTAAAAAAGCATCCTATTCATGTCATTTAAATTCCAAATAATCTCATTGAGGCAGCTTGGTGGGGTTATTAAAATCTCCCTATGCTGTTACCATCCATATGTAATATTGAAGAGGTGGGTGGGGGAAACAATATACACTCCTGGTTACCTAGTACACATTCTCTCTTTGGAAGGTGGAGGAAAGTCAATTAGTcaaatcaaaaagaaagaatttaacaAGACTTATGTGTGTGACAGGCACAGGAGGAACAGTCCCAGTAGAATGACTACACTCCCCCCAGTTAAAAATCTCTGCAGTCCCAGAAAATTCCACCAGATACCATAAGCAACAATTCCATAAAATACATTCATATAGAGTAGATGGCATATAATGTTTGTGCATGGTAAATTTATATTTAGTCCTATATCTACTCTATCTTTTTCATCCCTGCCCATTCTCCCATCTTCCAATCCAATGTAATATTCTCTTTGTTAATAAATACTTTGTGCTATGCAGATGgcaccttccttctcttttaaacTCAACAGCCTAATAAATTAGCCTAGTCCACAGCTGGGTAATCAAGACACTTCAGTTGTGACTTGTCATTTCAGAATTTTCAGTGCCTGTGTCATCTGtgctagaaaaattatttttgggTCCATCGGCCAGCAGCATGAATTGCTGCTGAGGATTATATCATATCAGGACTGATTGCTAGCCCTAGGTGTTTGGAAGATTAGGCATCACATATAATTCACTTGCAAAATTTCAACAATGAatgccttctgactccagggtgggtagGACTGTGGACTGCCCCTGTCTTTCTGATTCCCTTTCAAACAAAAATATAAGCACACCAACTCTAATGGGTTGTTAATGTTTATGCTTCAAGTAAACAGGTCAAATTCTTGGTATCTTACTCTGTGCATACTAGGAATAAGTC
It encodes the following:
- the TM4SF18 gene encoding transmembrane 4 L6 family member 18, giving the protein MGARRCSGCLSCLIIPLALWSIIVNILLYFPNGQTSYASSHKLTNYVWYFEGICFSGIMMLIVAAALLILEKDTPYKCCQSENCSKKYMSLLSIIFSVLGIAFSGYCLVISALGLVQGPYCRTLNGWEYVFEDARGSFLSDPSTWSQCLEPAHVVEWNIILFSILITLSGLQVIISLIKVIIELSKILCTTYSVIIQPGII